The genomic region tattgagcGAGGACTGACCAGATTTTGCTGTCAATAGCTTAGTGAGAAAAGCACCTATTGTGCCTATTAATGATAGTTATTTCTTTAACACTCTATAACtgaataattcaaaatattaaattaatctGTCAAAATTAGCTAATTCAAAACAGtgaattttactttatttttttcactttttattcTATTGCTGGAGATTCTGTATTGCATTCAAATTGCTTTGAATTAGCTGGAGTTGCAATGTTATTATATTTCTTGTCTTTTGCCAATCCCTTGTCATGTCTTTCAATGAACTTGTGATTCAGCGAGGAGAAATGCTTTTGCTAATGCCACATATTTATGCAGTAGTCAATAAAAGGAAAACGTACTACGTCtcatatcaaattttatttgacCATGGGCTTTTTTCCATGTTGTATCTAATAGGTGTCTTTGGGGAAAGGAGATCCAGGTAATGATGTCATCATGGTTGACCCTTTGGAAGCTAAACGATTAGCTGCCAAACAAATGGAGCAAATTAAAGCTAAAGAGAAATTCCAGGTAAAAAGGATTTCATGTTAATGATAATTTATTATCTTTGCTTGTACATTGGTAGGTACCACTTGAGAAGATATTAATGGCAGGAGTTACCTGCTGAAGTTCTGATTGAAAAttggaaaataacaaaatttactAGAACTTGTGATATTTCTTTGATATCCACTTGCACGTGTTGTTCTATAGATCTCGAGTGTTTCTAAGTTTGGTGCTCTGTTGGGCTCTGGCTTATACTAGCTGCTACTTTATTTATGTCCCCTTCCGTTTCCTGTCCTTagattttatactttggtttgCTAGAGGGAAGTCAGCAgtgtaattttgtttttacattGTAGAAGACAAAACATGTCCTTCTTGGTACGAATAGATGTCAGTCATAAGGATGGTTTTTACATCAATATGCTTACCTAAGGTTGTTTGCTGGAACTATTCCTGTCATTTTAGAGAAGACGCCGAATTGAAGCAATTAATGGGGCATGGGCAATGATTGGTCTCACAGCGGGCTTAGTTATTGAAGGTCAAACAGGAAAAAGTATTCTAGCGCAggtaaagttattttaatattcttCTCCTATGATGGAGCAGAATAATTCCAGTCAGTCGGCTGGATTGCTGAGTACTTTGCTCAtcgttggtttttttttttcagttggCTGGTTATTTGTCTGCTATCATCCATCTTTTTGTGCAATAGGCTTGTTCCCGTTGCAGATCATTTGCGGAATGCAGATTTATTCGTGAACTACTTTTTCATATCAAACATGTAGGATTATCAAACAATTGTTGTTTCATCTTTTCCACTTTTGTGACCCTTTACTTTGTATGTACCCAGCAATTCTGCCAGCCCGTTTATAAGAAGTGTGATCATTTGTTATGACAAATGACATCATTCTTTCTTCCTGCTTGTTGCTGTATTGAGTTTGGCACGGGTTCTTCAACTAGGTTTCTCCAGGGGGCCTGGCTGCATTTCTGCCAGCTGTCAAGAATAAGTGAGAAACTTGGAGCAAACTTCTACGCAATATTAAACAATATGATtctgtattattattttatcaattttaatttctaacctAAGAAGAGAATGAAGGCAAAATTATATCCAGAAAATACTTGGTTGCTCAAGATGTTTGCATGTTAACATCAAACAGATTTAGTGTACATTTCTTTTTACTGTTATCACATTTATATCATGTTATAGTTAGGATTCTACAGAGAGAATTCAAACTCAAAGAATTCCTTTTTGAGCTGAGGTTATTATAAATAGTATCAGCAGGACATAGGACTACTGAAAATGCAGGAGAACGACTTCGAGTTTTAAAAAGGTGAAGATCCAACATATCAATAGGACATAGGACGACTGAAAATGCAGGAGAATGACTTTGGGTTTTAGAAAGGTGAAGATGCACATTGGTTTCAACAACCAAGCTGATGGTTTGCTGTGTGCTTTTTCTCACTTTTCAATGGTTAAGTGGGATCATTTTTCCCTCTGAGAATGCAAGCAACAAATTTTGTATTTCTGTTCATGATTTGCTTCAGGAATATTGACTGCAGAAACTTTTCTTTTAGGATCAGAACCGTGTGGTATTTGATGTGGacgaaaatgaaaaacaaattgtTGAGGGAAAAAGTTCAAATGATTGTTGGGAAAACATTGAAATCTGAACAATTGACAGAGAGAATATATTATGAGAATACTGAAGAAAGCTGCCTAGAAACTTTTGAATGCCTTTGATGGATAGGATTGTGAAGAAGAATGTTTCTAACAGCTAAGTTAAggaaaaatcttaaatttcatctttaatTCATA from Theobroma cacao cultivar B97-61/B2 chromosome 9, Criollo_cocoa_genome_V2, whole genome shotgun sequence harbors:
- the LOC18589111 gene encoding uncharacterized protein LOC18589111 isoform X1; the encoded protein is MMAMCSSQQPQPFFNGSLPFSSPTLQFHRCSAAIFRWRFGRHHYSSLHTSKTKGQAFRILAYPNVSLGKGDPGNDVIMVDPLEAKRLAAKQMEQIKAKEKFQRRRRIEAINGAWAMIGLTAGLVIEGQTGKSILAQVSPGGLAAFLPAVKNK
- the LOC18589111 gene encoding uncharacterized protein LOC18589111 isoform X2 translates to MMAMCSSQQPQPFFNGSLPFSSPTLQFHRCSAAIFRWRFGRHHYSSLHTSKTKGQAFRILAYPNVSLGKGDPGNDVIMVDPLEAKRLAAKQMEQIKAKEKFQRRRRIEAINGAWAMIGLTAGLVIEGQTGKSILAQLAGYLSAIIHLFVQ